The sequence GTACTTCGCAGCAAGTGTTGATTAAAACCAGCATTGCCCCCGGTTTGGTCTCAGGTTCATCACATCTTATTTTTGTTCTACAGCCTGCTCTTAGTTAATATTACAACATGCTAAAGGTGTTACAGTGTGCTATTTATTCTGGTTAAACAGCACTTTTGTAGACTGACTTAGAAGACAGTCAAAAAAACTTCATCCCAGCCCCgaaaatgaatataaatagtCTTACAGATCATGTGAATATGCAATATACAGTGAGGTTTTTTAAATGATCATTACGAATTTTAGTACAGCAGGCCAAGTGGGTCACTTCCAGTAAGTTCTGTCAATCTCCTGCAGAAATCAGCATTATGAAACTGTTCTGTCTATCTCTGTGTTTGTCTGTCAGTTAGAAAACTTTTGAACCCATTGGCTAATTTCATCCAGACTTGAAAGGCAGAAATGCCCGTCTGAAAACTAACAGacggggagaggaggaaaatctGCAATCTGCACTCTGCTGCAAGAAAGGCAGGCATAAATGAGTCCTTTTTCGTTCTTTCTAGCAGTAGGTGGCTGGGCAATTGCTATATGCAGAGTTCTTAGCCGTTATATGAATGAGAAATGGGAGGAAAATTGTCTGATATGGGAAGTGGAAAAGACCTGCAGATATTGTTGTGGATGGAGAAAGGAATTTAGAGGACAAAAGTTACAAAGCTTGGTTTCTCACAGGTTTGCAACTTCAGCTTCTAacagcacagcttttttttttttttttaacatgtcccTTCTTTAGCAGGCTTctgggtttatttgtttgggtggtttttttaagcaaacagttCCTAACAGCCCGTTTGTACTGACTTCTCTATAAACCATAAAGATCTTGAGGGCACACCTTGGCTTATGCACTGTGTTCCTTCCAGACCTGCTTATTCCAAACAGCcttttcccaaattaaaaaaatggcatATCTTAAGTACCTCTTTATGACGGCAGTCTCAGTCTTCAAGCAGTTCTGTTTTGTAGGGTAAAAATGAACGTAGGAGTTGCCCACAGCGAGGTAAATCCAAACACACGGGTGATGAACAGTCGTGGAATGTGGCTGACGTATGCACTCGGAGTTGGCATGCTGCACATTGTCTTGCTCAGCATTCCTTTCTTTAGTGTCCCTGTCGCCTGGACTTTAACAAATGTGATTCACAACCTGGTAAGTACGCTCTCTTGTAACAAAGTTTGAAAAGTTGTTCATACCTATTTATTTTTAGtagcaggagaagagaaaaatagccAGGCTCCATCCAGGTAGCCAAAACACCACCTCTGCTTGCCTTTTCCACTATTAAATGAGTTGGttcttttggggaggaggagtgAGTGATACATGATCGCTTTGGGTTTAAGCACAAAAGATGTGAAATATTCCTTAGGTATTTTGTGTATTCTCTTTTAAGGCATTTAATTAAGACAGAATCTTGCAAACATAAAATCATCATGGCAACTGACTTTTACAGTGTTTTGTATATTATTAGAGAGCTGTGCTGAATCCATAAAATATATTATGTTTTTGATTCTTGGATATTATCTACTAATGTTTCTGTACAAATCTGTTAGTATCCCAAAATGTTTAATTCCAGCACTTTACCTGTTCCTTGGCCAGAAACTTttgtgatctttttctttttgctttgatttatggTCAAGCGAGATAAATTTTAGCTCAGAATGACTTTGGCATACAACTCTGTCATTATACATGACGTAAGAAAAATCTTACTTAGAAGCGATGGGGAAAAAACTGGTCTACCTTGACCCAAGCCCTGAAATCATTTGTTATTCAGTGGTTTGTGATTTGGATGATGACTTCTGTTTGCAAAAGGATTTGGAATCTGAAGACTTTAAGAATCATTCTGCCTTCTCTCCCCAGGATGCTGTAGTTTTGTTGTAACCATTTAAAGTAATGGAAGTTTGCATATTGGTCCTGCCAAGCTTAGAGGAAAGAGGGCCATAGTCCAGCAATTTACATCATACTTGAGGTTTGCTAACTCAGCTTTTTAAGATTAACAGCAAAGAAGTCTTGGCAGAAAGATAGCTTCTGCCTTATTTAGGAAAATGGTAGTTTACTTTAAAGACTGAGATTGGATAGTATCGTCTGAATCCTGTTACCCTGTTAGATAGGTTTAAAACTAACAGTGGGATTGTAAGCATCATTAGGGCATTTTGTATGTTATCTTTGACAGCATGAGACATGCCTGACTTCAGAAGATGTTGGCAGAGACAAGTATTACTAAATATTTCCCAAATGCCTTATGGAATTCATTGCAAGTACCTATAATGACAACAGGGATGAGAGCATGCACTGGCAAGTAGTTTTCTAGTGGATCACTACAAGATGAATATAAACTGCACTTTTGgatatttcagcatttaaatGGCACTTTTTTGGAAACAAATCCTTGGACAGTttgacaaacaaaaaaagaaaaatcttgaattTCCACTAATGGAAAACTCTTAGCtgactttgaaaacatttttggtgGTCCCTTCTGCAAGTACCGGTGCGAAATAAAGTGTATAGTAAGCATTTGGGTCTGTCCTAAAAGTGCTTTTTGGTTAAGTTATTCGAGCTGAGATGCTGCAAACATCATGAATTGAAGAAGTAATTAAGCAAATGAATTCTCTTAGGTTAATAAGCCTCCAGTCCAGGGGCTGTTCCAAAAAAGAAAGCGGAAGGTGATGTGAAGTGACTTGCTCAACTTTCACCTCCCTTACAGAATTCggaagaaatgtgatttttctatATAAAGCTTTCTATAACAATTTGTGTATGTGCATAAGAAATGAACGCCCCTGGAAGAAAATGGAAGTCTTTGGTATTTTCTGATATGCTCGTGCTTGGAGTTAGTATGCTCTCTTCGATAGAAAACAAATGTTCGTTGAAACTGGAAGAGGGTGGACTCCCCAGTCTGATTGACCTTTGGGCCCAGATCGATCTTTCAGGCCAGACTAGGCATGGCGTGCTCCCATCAAACAGAAACAATCGCAAAGAACACCCCAGCCTGGTtaaggagaagcagcaaagagaTGGACAGATGGGATTCAACAGATTGCTGGTAGTCAGCTTCTAAGTGTTTGAAGCTAGTGGGGGGCTGAGAAAGCTTTCAGAAGCTCTTGTAATATTGCCAGCATTCGTAAATAGTTTTTTGCTTTGTGCAGGCTCTTACCTCCTAACTCATTTAACACCGTCTTAGGAAAGTGGTGATATAAATTGGCAGCCCTAAACTTGTTACAGTGCTTGTTAAAATTCTGTTGCTGTCGTGTGATTTTTGCCATCTAATATAGAAGACAAGGCAGTGGGTCAGATATCACAGAGATTTTGGCTGTCATTCTGACCGTGCTACTGACTGTGCAACCTTGGGCAAATCGCTTCTcgtctcttccttcctcttctatAAATTGTCATTACAGGGTagcagctctgctgggtgccaattcttttactctctttttcttttttttttttttaaatgtaacaattataaaaaatattcagcTAAAAGTGCCACTGtattcactttttattttccccagggaATGTATGTGTTTTTGCATGCAGTAAAGGGAACTCCTTTTGAAACACCTGATCAGGGGAAAGCTAGGCTACTAACACACTGGGAACAACTGGACTATGGAGTACAATTTACATCTTCAAGAAAATTCTTCACAATCTCTCCTATAATTCTGTGAGTTCAAAACTGTATTATGGATTAATTGAATCATAAAACCATGATTTCAAAAGAGGCAACGAAATGGGTTGCAATTTACATTCCGaaagcattttctctcttttgttttttttgtttttgtttttgtgtgtttgtttgtttccacgTCACAGAGATAGGGAGTACATACTCACAGGCCGTATAATCAACAGCCTTTCTTCCTGCAGCTTTCGACACATGCTGAAGTCGAAGTTCGTAAACAGTTATTAATGGGGCAGGTTTTAAAAACGAGGAACGTTATGAGGAAAACTTAACTGTTAACTCTTGAAGTTCTTTAAGAGATTGCGAAGTCATAAATGTTGAAAATCTACGCTAACTGGCTTTAGCGCGTGCACGTGACAGCATGTATTAACCATTTTGCGGCTTGTGAGTTGAGGAGGGCGGCAGCCCTCACTGAAGGGGGTCCAGGATTTTGCATTTCGGTTTTGCTTTGTGCGGATTATCTTCTGTTTACATTAGTTACGTAAATAGGTTAGAAATTCTACACTCCTTGTCTCTGTTGACAAAAGTATGGTTGCATAACTAAAGGAAATCAGATATGTATTTACTATCCAATTCTAAAAagtctttttgtttttcactcaAGGAAGTTGTCCACTTGCAGGGCGAgatgggggggaagggaagaaactgCGTAGAGTTTACAACATCGTTCACAAAAgataggaactgaaaaaaaatatatatatataactcctcaaaaaaattcctctctttATTCAAAGATAGCTTCCCACATTCCAGTGGAAATTTTGTATAGCACCTGTGTATGTTCTCTTCACACACTAATAATGCATAAGGAGCTGCATAAACATCTCccttttggtggggaaaaaacaccaaaaaaacccaatctcaCAGCCTCACTTCTGTGACTAGTTTTTGCAAAGAATGAGGTGAAGTTATTGGCTCAGAGCGTAATGAAGTTGGTAGTGAATTGGATCTTGTGAGGCACATTTCCTTATTCTTCCAGTTGAACGGGTTGTGGACTAGCTTAAAAGAAAAACGTGCTGGAAATGTCTGCCAGGCGGGATTTTGAAATCACGGCCATCACGGTTGTGCTCAGAGTAAattatttttgcactgaaaaatgtCTAATGCTTTATCATGAGCTTGCTAGGGTAGCAGAACTGCGAGTATTTTGCTAACGGATCCGACACTGTTTAAGACTTGAATCATGAATCAGGCTTGTAGCTGCAGAAGTTGGAGACTCCAACTGGAGGGGCGGGGAGAAGTTCTTGAGGGAAATACTAGCTGAGAGTTGCTTTTTAGCACCTTGAGAAGCGCGGGAAGAAGAGACAGTCCATAACTGCTGTCGATATTCTAGAACCTCAGGTGAGATACTTAATACAGGAATAGATCGGTCGTTTGTCAGTAGAATGTGTCTGGTTACTACTGAAGCACTTCTTTTCTCAACAAcgctttgtttgtttattttttggacAGTGGTGTTACCAGCTAAGCTTGCTCTCTCCTCCCGCAGGTACTTCCTGGCCAGTTTCTACACAAAGTATGATCCAACACACTTTATCCTCAACACCACCTCTCTCCTGACTGTTCTTATCCCCAAGCTGCCACAGTTGCATGGCGTTCGAATCTTTGGCATCAATAAATATTAAGGAGAAGGTTTGACActgcccctgctgtggctgccGGTGCTCCCCAGGTGAAGGAAACGAGTAGCCTGCTGTGCCATGTATCTAAACCATATTCCATGAGAGGTGCTTTTACATCCGAGATACAATTACTACTTCCTGCTGCGGCGTTGTCTGGGATAAAGGTTGAGTTTATAAGAAGATGCCTTCTGATACTTAAATGTGAATTGGAGACCTCTAGAAGGAAGATTTCCATGAAGAACTGGGCAGGCCCAGCTCTAAAGCCTAATCCCCACTCAGAGTGTATATAGAGCCTGGCGGATGCGAGTGACTTGTGAGGAAGGTGCGAGTGGCAGTCAAAACGGAGAGTGATGCTTCACAAATACCCAGCCAGCCATAACGCAAACGGGGACTTCACGTATAAATCCGGGATCCTCAGTGCCAAGGACTGCTGAGGTCTCATTCTTCGATTAAGTGAAAGTAGCTAGTTTCTGCTGTGTGGATTGTAGGTGGTTGTGCTCGTTATTGCATTGTAAGAGTTTGTTGGAGGGTAAATGCTGTGACAGCTAGCATAAACCGATGGTGTCATTCATGCCTTACCtgttcttgtgattttttttttttttttttgtcacaaagaCTGAAGAAAGTCCTTCACTGTCAGCTCAGGGGGTTTTCTACATCGACTTCATCGCTCAGTTAATGTATGCTTTTACAAGCTGTGACACCGttgtctttatttcattttgcttacTGGGATACTGACTTTTCTACGTGTAAATGGGACAtcctgaaaaatggaaatttcttCTGAGGTGCGGATTTTTGACTGTTTTCTCTGGTACTTGATCGATAGGCTCTTTTTCAGTAGTTGAGAGGCCTGTAATGGTGGGGGAAAGGAGCCGCTGCGGTAGGAGAAGCGGCTCCGTTACAGAGCAACAATGTCAGAACACGCAAGAGGAACCGTGTAGGTCCTAAGTTAGAATAGAAGCCGAACTAGAAGTAGGCGAGTAGGTAAATCCCGTGGGCTTAACTGTGTGCTTTTGCAGAAAAAGGTATAGGTAATTTGCACGTCTTGGAAATGCGGAGGAACGGTGCGTTTGAGGGCTACCGTGTAGCGCCGAGTAATCGTCTGTACGATCAGCTCCGGAACTAGAGTGAAGGTACGGCTAGGGCCCCGAGCGCTGCTTTCGCTGTCTtggggggggataaaaaaaaaaggctgaattttGAAGTCTGCCATACGTCTGCCAGCCGAAACCGGCTCGGGTTTATTGGAAGACTCCATCTAAGACTTGATTTACATTTTGGTTGCagtgagctggaaaaaaaaataataaaaaaacccctaaaacaaaaatacagcccACAACGGCAGACTTATTTTCTCACCAAGAGAACGTTACGGCTATTTACTGATAAAGTTGCtgtttaaaagggggaaaaaaaaaaaaggtaatgagttatgaagtttttttttagCAATTGGAATGAATTCTTTATTTGTACAGGATCAGGGGCTAATTTTTCAAAGGACGCCCATCGCAGGGCTGTGCTAGGCCTTTGGAAAAGTCACTGTTTTGTGTACCCTTGACACGGGTCTTCCGAGCCGGGCGGCGTTTGCggaccgggggggggtgggggggggacgcggggccgggccgggtgcCGTTGCGCGGTTGTTTACGCAGCTCTTGGCTTGCGGAATTAAAATCGCTTGCCCTCCGCCGCCAGCCTCTTCTTTCCGGCCTTGCGGGGAGGCGGCAGCCCGATACCTATCGCAGCCGGCCCCGGGGGCGGTCCGCCCCCTCCGCTCCGCCCGCCTCGCTCCGCGCCTGCGCCGCGCCCGGGGACGGGTTACGCGGAGTGACCCGCCGGTAGGCGGGAGGGGGCCGCCGCCGGACCCGCGCCGAGACGGGGGGTAGCTCCGGTGGGCGCTGGGCCGGAAACGTGCcgctgggaaaaggggagggcgAGGGGGGTGAGAGGGCGGTATATCGCGGTGGAAGGGCGCAGCGCGGCGACAAACGCGGCTGCGGCAGCCGAGACGCTGCCCCCCGGGGGTGCTACCCCGGTGGGTGATCCGCGGTGGGTGCTGCCCCGGTGGGTGCTGCCCTGGCGGGTGATCCCCGGGGAGTGCTGCCCCGGGGGGTGGTCCCCCGGAGGGTGCTGCCCCAGGGGGGTGCTGCCCAGGGGGTGCTGCCCCGGTGGCCTCTCACTTTGTGGCTTGTGTCCCTCCCTTAGGAAACGCCATAGGCAGCGAGCATGGGTGAAGGGCTCTCCTTGAAGCACGATTAAGGCATCAGCTCCCAActcttaaattattattattttcataggGTCTTAAAAATCACGTGTGGCCATTCGTAACTTCAAAAGTAACGCCATCTCTTCAGAACGTCAAACCAGAGGACGTGCTCGCAAACCCTCCAGTAATAATAAACCGTGCAGTTCTTTTCTAGACGTCACCGCCAGACAGGGTTTTACCAATGAACAGCGTTGCCAAAAACTTTTTGAAGTCAGTCAGCCATGGCCGGGCTGCGTGGCTGAGACGCAGCTCTGCTCACGCTGGGAAACGGCACCTTCGGAAACTGGTCCTGGGCATTGAAACGAGCTGCGATGACACCGGCGCTGCTGTGGTGGACGATGCCGGCAATGTTCTGGGAGAAGCGCTGCACTGTCAGAAGGAAGTCCATTTGCAGTAAGGATATGCTTTTCTCAGAGCTTTTGCCTTAATACTGATTTTACTGTTATTCTTACTTGTAATATCATCGGTATAAAAGTCTTGTCTCCTCCAGTGAGGAGTAGGTAGGTGTAAAGACCTGTCTTGGGCCACACCACGTTCTGCTTGAGATATTACTGAgggtgaggaaagaaaagctgtgcaTTTAACAAGTTTCCTctagtattttctttcaaaatgagacAGATTACCTATCTAGCTTGAATTAAAGATGAAATCAGTATGACTGTTAAAGCCACCAAATGTCTcaaatttttaaagggaaaattaatCAAATGTAGGCATTGGTGGGTAACTGCAGGAACTGACAAGTGAGGGGGTGTGAATATTAAGTTACAGGCATTGTTTTGGAATATCATTGAGATACATTTAAGAGTTACGTGTACCAAAAAAGGGCGAGTTACAGCCTTTTCTGACCTCCCAGTGATAATTGCGCTCTCTTCACCGCATTGATGCCCTTTACGCTAAACAAGGCATTTAGGAATTGTACTGAAGAAACAGGCAGAATGTGGCAAGGTCAAGAGGTGTTTGGAATCTATTCTTATACCATTCTGTCTGTTGTGAGATGCAAATGTATTGTAATTCTTTGCTTTTACTAGAGCAGGTGGAATAATTCCTGTGGTGGCCCAGCAACTTCACAGAGAAAACATCGAGGGAGTAGTAAAAGAAGCGCTCAGGGTCAGTGGAGTTTCTGTACGTGACCTTGCAGCTATTGCGACTACAGTAAAACCTGGACTTGCCCTAAGCCTTGAAGTGGGGCTGGAGTACAGCTTGAACTTGGTCAGCAGGTACCAGAAGCCCTTCATACCCATTCATCACATGGAAGCTCACGCACTGACCATCAGACTGACCCATCACGTGGAATTTCCCTTCTTAGTTCTTTTACTCTCTGGAGGCCACTGCATCTTGGCAGTAGCACAAGGAGTTTCAGATTTCCTTCTGCTTGGACAGTCCATAGATATAGCACCGGGTGACATGCTGGATAAGGTAATATTTCCTTACGTAAGTGAATCtagttttgtcttctttttattgCAGTTACAGTACATTGCGGTAGTATCATCATCAGCCCAAGGACAGCAATACATTCCAATAGGAGctttacttaacttttttttttttttttttgtgttttgaaatacCATAGCTATAAGACACAAGAGGCTGTTAAAAATCTGTGCATAGCATTGATTGTAACATAtgtaaattaattacatttttagcaaatagacaacaaaaccaaaactggtgTTGGAAGTTTCATTGACGCCCATTATACAAATGAGTCTTAGCAGAGTGATAGTGATATTTTAAAGGATGCTGTCAGGTTTAAAACAATACATATTAAAACACTTCTTACCAGTTGCTTTGTACAGTTTCAAAAGTCTGGTCAGGCTTTCAGAATCTTAAGTTTTCTGGGTCACTGAGTATGATCGGCCGGTcccaagtggtgttccccagggctcagtgttgggaccctttctgtttaacttcttcattgatgatcttgataatgacatagagtgtatcatctgtaagtttgcagatgacaccaagttaagcgggagtgttgatctgcatgaggacagggaggctctacagagagacttagttggttggatcaatgggccaacattaatggtatgaggttcaacaagaccaagtgccaggtcctgcacttgggtcacgacaaccccatgcatcggtacaggcttgggaagtgtggctggagagctgcctggcggaaaaggacttggggggttctaattgacaagggGCTGAAtgtgagctggcagtgtgcccaggtggccaagaaagccaacggcatcctggcttgtattagaaatagtgtgaccagcagaagtagggaggtgattgtccccctgttctcagcactggtgaggcctcacctggagtattgtgtccagttttgggcacctcaatacaagagagatatcgaggtgctggagcgggtacagaggagggcaacgaagctggtgaagggcctggagcataaatcgtacgaagaacgattgagggagctgggactgtttagtttgaggaagaggagactgaggggtgactcATCACTCTCtagaactacttgaaaggacattgtagagaggttggtgctggtctcttctcacaagcaaatagcgatagaacaagagggaatggcttcaagctgcaacagggtaggttcagactagacattaggaagaaattcttcacagtaagagtgagcagacactggaacgggctgcccagggaggtggttgagtcaccatccttggatgagttaaaagagtcgcttagatgtggtgttgggggatatggtgtagg comes from Numenius arquata chromosome 3, bNumArq3.hap1.1, whole genome shotgun sequence and encodes:
- the ORMDL1 gene encoding ORM1-like protein 1 translates to MNVGVAHSEVNPNTRVMNSRGMWLTYALGVGMLHIVLLSIPFFSVPVAWTLTNVIHNLGMYVFLHAVKGTPFETPDQGKARLLTHWEQLDYGVQFTSSRKFFTISPIILYFLASFYTKYDPTHFILNTTSLLTVLIPKLPQLHGVRIFGINKY